The Hydrogenobacter thermophilus TK-6 genome window below encodes:
- a CDS encoding FAD-dependent oxidoreductase: MKVVIVGTGMAGSALVDELLKTDPSLELHLFGEEKSPPYNRIYLTDVLSGKKLPSQLLFKSYQRFEEEGVRLHLGQRVERIFPESKKFITSQGKMYSYDRLVIATGSLPNVPPIDGLNKRGVFFFRNLEDVFCILEMARVSKKALVIGGGLLGIECAKALRDAGLEVYLVHIFDTLMEQWLDQTASNMLKKRLEDFGIKVFLRKQTQAVLGGRKAEGVRFLDGEVLESDFVVIATGVKPNIKLALDSNIKVNRGILVNDFLETSVPNVYAVGECIEHKGKTYGLFTPIIEQVRVCAKNIVYGNVERYKGSLTYSILKVAGVRLMSAGYVHEREGDEVLLYKDRENYRKAVLEKDSIKGFILYGNLAGSERLLKLLKTGQKIDEPTLLIKDLVIEEKRELKEKDVICNCNAVSYGEILRAIKEGAKSLEDIQRMTKASTSCGSCATLIEAILKEHVKIKPPRVNKVEEYKREKHPFERDLLRKLKEWKDWQEIPEIDRDMGLKWYGIFYRKATPGYFMVRIRITHGKLTSEQARIIAHLSKKYGRNEIDLTSRQQIQLRWIDLKDLPEVLEAVERVGLTTLQTGMDNIRNITGDPLSGLVEDSIIDTIPIAKRITEVFLGKKQYADLPRKLNLALLGSKVDAINCKYNDLCFYLAKKEGTAGFNVCVGGKMGSGGPTPAFDLNVFVRPYEAVDIAKAVFELYSDMGDREDRNKNRIYFLVKELGVEGFRRELERRVLKNLWSKGEELVEKVGERLGIIEQRNGLYAVSLVVPAGMFTGEDLERIAFLAKRYGSGEIRLSVYQNLYIINVPEENLSQLLSDDIFEKYSVADTPYFQGLIACQGSKTCAFGVIENKPDAIRLANYLSKNLPRYEPIRMHWSGCAKGCGQHGAGDIGFVGTKIKVNGEVKLAVDVFLRGEKIDTVPLDNLHLYMERLLRTGRV; this comes from the coding sequence ATGAAGGTTGTGATAGTAGGTACAGGAATGGCAGGAAGCGCTCTTGTGGATGAGCTTTTAAAAACTGACCCTTCTCTTGAGCTTCACCTCTTTGGAGAGGAAAAGAGCCCACCTTACAACAGAATATACTTAACGGATGTGTTGTCTGGTAAAAAGCTTCCGAGCCAGCTACTTTTTAAGAGCTATCAAAGATTTGAAGAGGAAGGTGTTAGGCTTCACCTGGGACAGCGCGTAGAAAGGATATTTCCTGAATCAAAAAAGTTTATAACTTCACAGGGTAAAATGTATTCTTACGACAGGCTTGTTATAGCTACAGGTAGCTTACCAAATGTACCACCTATAGATGGTTTGAACAAAAGAGGCGTTTTCTTCTTCAGAAATCTTGAGGATGTTTTCTGTATATTAGAAATGGCAAGGGTTTCAAAGAAGGCGTTGGTTATAGGTGGGGGACTTCTTGGTATAGAATGTGCTAAAGCTCTTAGAGATGCAGGTTTGGAGGTTTATTTAGTGCACATATTTGACACGCTTATGGAGCAGTGGCTGGACCAAACAGCAAGCAACATGTTAAAGAAAAGACTTGAGGATTTTGGGATAAAAGTCTTTTTAAGGAAACAAACTCAGGCAGTCCTTGGTGGTAGAAAAGCGGAAGGTGTGAGATTTTTGGATGGAGAGGTTTTAGAGAGCGATTTTGTGGTTATAGCTACTGGTGTAAAACCAAATATCAAGCTTGCTTTGGACAGCAACATTAAGGTAAATAGAGGTATATTGGTGAACGACTTTCTTGAAACATCAGTTCCCAATGTGTATGCGGTAGGTGAGTGTATAGAGCATAAAGGTAAAACTTATGGACTCTTTACTCCTATAATTGAGCAAGTAAGGGTTTGTGCAAAAAATATAGTTTATGGTAATGTAGAAAGATACAAAGGCTCTTTAACATACAGCATTCTAAAAGTTGCCGGTGTTAGGCTAATGTCCGCAGGATATGTTCATGAAAGAGAAGGAGATGAGGTACTTCTGTACAAAGACAGAGAAAATTACAGAAAGGCGGTTTTAGAGAAAGATAGTATAAAAGGCTTTATACTTTACGGAAACTTAGCTGGTAGTGAAAGATTACTCAAACTTTTAAAAACCGGTCAGAAGATAGACGAACCAACTCTCTTGATAAAAGACCTCGTGATAGAAGAAAAAAGAGAACTAAAAGAAAAGGATGTGATTTGTAATTGCAATGCGGTTAGCTATGGTGAAATTTTAAGGGCTATTAAAGAAGGTGCCAAAAGCCTTGAAGATATACAAAGGATGACAAAAGCCTCCACTTCCTGCGGTAGCTGTGCCACATTGATAGAAGCTATACTCAAAGAGCATGTAAAGATAAAACCTCCAAGAGTGAACAAGGTGGAAGAGTATAAAAGGGAGAAACATCCTTTTGAAAGGGACCTACTCAGGAAGCTTAAAGAATGGAAAGATTGGCAGGAAATACCAGAGATAGATAGGGATATGGGACTTAAGTGGTACGGTATATTCTATAGGAAAGCGACACCTGGCTACTTCATGGTAAGGATAAGAATAACTCATGGAAAACTTACCTCTGAGCAAGCAAGGATAATAGCCCACCTATCAAAAAAGTACGGGCGGAACGAGATAGACCTTACCTCAAGACAGCAGATACAGCTAAGATGGATAGACCTGAAAGACCTTCCGGAAGTCTTAGAAGCTGTAGAGAGAGTGGGTTTAACAACCCTGCAAACAGGTATGGACAACATAAGGAACATCACGGGAGACCCCCTATCAGGACTTGTGGAAGATAGTATCATAGATACTATACCCATAGCAAAGAGGATCACTGAAGTATTTTTAGGGAAAAAGCAGTACGCAGACTTACCAAGAAAGCTCAATTTAGCCCTTCTTGGTTCAAAGGTGGATGCCATAAATTGCAAATACAATGACTTGTGCTTTTACCTTGCAAAAAAAGAAGGTACAGCAGGTTTTAATGTGTGCGTGGGTGGTAAGATGGGTTCGGGTGGACCTACTCCTGCCTTTGACTTAAATGTATTTGTGAGACCTTACGAAGCTGTGGACATAGCCAAAGCGGTATTTGAGCTCTACTCGGATATGGGAGACAGGGAAGATAGAAACAAAAACAGGATCTACTTTTTGGTTAAAGAGTTAGGCGTAGAAGGTTTTAGAAGGGAGCTTGAAAGAAGAGTTTTAAAAAACTTATGGAGTAAGGGAGAGGAGCTTGTAGAGAAAGTGGGCGAACGCTTAGGGATAATAGAGCAAAGAAATGGACTTTATGCAGTTAGCCTTGTGGTACCTGCAGGAATGTTTACGGGAGAAGATCTAGAAAGAATTGCATTCCTTGCAAAAAGATACGGCAGTGGTGAGATAAGGCTTTCCGTTTACCAAAACCTTTATATAATTAATGTACCAGAAGAAAACCTTTCCCAACTTCTCTCTGACGATATATTTGAAAAATACAGTGTAGCAGACACACCTTACTTTCAAGGTCTTATTGCATGTCAAGGCAGTAAAACCTGCGCCTTTGGAGTTATAGAAAACAAGCCTGACGCCATAAGGCTTGCAAATTACCTTTCTAAAAACCTGCCAAGATATGAACCTATTAGAATGCATTGGTCTGGTTGCGCCAAAGGTTGTGGTCAACACGGTGCTGGAGATATTGGTTTTGTGGGGACGAAGATAAAGGTAAACGGAGAAGTAAAGCTTGCTGTGGATGTATTTTTAAGGGGTGAAAAGATAGATACGGTGCCTCTGGATAACTTACATCTTTATATGGAAAGGCTTTTAAGAACTGGGAGGGTATAG
- a CDS encoding heavy-metal-associated domain-containing protein produces the protein MNKVIIGILFMVGFSIADKLYFLDVYGTDCEMCPVAVRKGLLRLRGIKDVKASDIDFEKNITKFITLSDDGLRPDDILESVKETGKIVGKPYRGKITGVKDIK, from the coding sequence ATGAATAAGGTGATCATTGGTATACTATTTATGGTAGGATTTTCCATTGCGGATAAACTTTACTTTCTTGATGTTTACGGCACTGACTGTGAAATGTGTCCTGTAGCTGTCAGAAAGGGTCTTTTGAGGTTGAGAGGGATAAAAGATGTAAAGGCAAGCGATATAGATTTTGAAAAGAATATAACTAAATTCATCACACTTTCTGACGATGGGCTCAGACCAGATGATATACTTGAGAGCGTAAAAGAAACCGGTAAAATTGTAGGTAAACCATACAGAGGAAAGATCACTGGCGTAAAGGATATCAAATGA
- a CDS encoding P-II family nitrogen regulator, with amino-acid sequence MKLVRAFIRPEKEQDIVLALEGAGFPALTKMSAMGRGKQKGLKIGNVVYEELPKTLLLIAVKDEEVDEVVNIILDRARTGNIGDGKIFVSHIERAITVRTGEVET; translated from the coding sequence ATGAAGTTGGTTAGAGCCTTTATAAGACCGGAAAAGGAACAGGATATAGTCCTCGCTCTTGAGGGTGCCGGTTTTCCAGCTCTTACAAAGATGTCTGCTATGGGTAGGGGTAAACAGAAGGGGCTGAAGATAGGAAATGTTGTGTATGAGGAACTTCCTAAAACTCTGCTGTTGATAGCGGTGAAGGATGAGGAGGTTGATGAAGTTGTAAATATTATACTGGACAGAGCAAGGACAGGAAACATAGGAGATGGGAAGATATTCGTAAGCCACATTGAAAGAGCTATAACCGTAAGAACTGGAGAGGTGGAGACATGA
- a CDS encoding P-II family nitrogen regulator → MKEIWAIIRREKYAETKRALDTIGCGAMSIHSVWGRGKQKGFVMSDIEGEIATYATNAPKLVPTPSSFATEGATLTKPVVYIPKRLLVMIVPDEKVEEVVETIVRVNRTGNIGDGKIFVMPVEEAITVRTGKREL, encoded by the coding sequence ATGAAGGAGATCTGGGCTATTATCAGAAGAGAAAAGTATGCAGAGACAAAAAGGGCTTTAGATACCATAGGATGCGGGGCCATGAGTATACATTCTGTGTGGGGCAGAGGTAAACAAAAAGGTTTCGTTATGTCTGACATAGAAGGTGAGATAGCAACTTACGCAACCAACGCACCAAAACTCGTACCTACCCCCTCTAGTTTTGCTACAGAGGGCGCTACTCTTACAAAACCAGTAGTTTATATTCCCAAAAGATTGTTGGTGATGATCGTTCCGGACGAAAAGGTTGAAGAAGTTGTAGAAACCATAGTGAGGGTCAACAGGACAGGAAATATAGGAGATGGAAAGATATTTGTGATGCCTGTAGAGGAAGCAATAACTGTCAGAACGGGGAAGAGAGAACTTTAG
- the nifT gene encoding putative nitrogen fixation protein NifT produces MKAIFRKNSNGTLEVYIPKKDVEALVLEEIEKEGVWGGTFKLSNGWVIKVAPFDIEPRFPITLEVKKVDQ; encoded by the coding sequence ATGAAAGCTATTTTTAGAAAGAATAGCAATGGGACGCTTGAGGTTTACATACCCAAAAAGGATGTTGAAGCATTGGTTTTAGAAGAAATTGAAAAAGAGGGCGTGTGGGGTGGTACATTTAAGCTCTCTAATGGATGGGTGATAAAGGTAGCACCTTTTGACATTGAGCCGAGGTTCCCCATAACCTTAGAAGTTAAAAAAGTAGACCAGTAA
- the nifB gene encoding nitrogenase cofactor biosynthesis protein NifB — MSGCHSKQCGVGSDELSFLPESVRKKVENHPCYSQEAHYFYARMHVAVAPACNIQCNYCNRKYDCANESRPGVVSELLTPEEAAKKVLAVAMEIPQMTVVGIAGPGDPLANPDKTFKTFELIKEKAPDIKLCLSTNGLNLLDYVDRIKELNVDHVTITINAISPETASKIYPWIFYNHKRYKGIDAAKILLERQYEGLKACVERNILVKINTVFVPEINGEDIEELSKKVKNMSAFLHNIMPYVEGDGTAFQKMGIKPPTPYQLKEIQEKIENYMSLMRHCRQCRADAVGLLGEDRGQEFTKDKISKFEIRYDPEFRKAIHGEIEKEREKVRKAREMLRFQEEGDKKVLVAVASKGNMLVNEHFGTAKEFLIYDKRYKVYTSQESYTLLSRFYILP, encoded by the coding sequence ATGAGCGGATGTCACTCAAAGCAATGTGGAGTTGGAAGTGATGAGTTATCTTTTTTACCAGAATCAGTGAGGAAAAAAGTGGAAAATCACCCATGTTATTCTCAAGAGGCACACTACTTTTATGCTAGAATGCATGTCGCAGTGGCTCCTGCATGTAATATACAATGTAACTATTGCAATAGAAAGTACGATTGCGCTAATGAATCAAGGCCAGGTGTTGTGAGCGAACTTTTGACCCCAGAAGAAGCTGCAAAGAAAGTTTTGGCAGTAGCCATGGAAATACCACAGATGACCGTTGTAGGTATCGCCGGACCTGGCGATCCTTTAGCAAATCCTGATAAAACATTTAAAACTTTTGAACTTATAAAAGAAAAGGCGCCGGATATAAAGTTGTGCCTTTCAACAAACGGTCTTAACCTACTTGACTATGTGGACAGGATAAAGGAATTGAATGTAGATCATGTAACTATAACTATAAACGCAATAAGCCCTGAAACTGCTTCCAAAATATACCCTTGGATTTTTTACAACCACAAAAGGTATAAAGGTATTGATGCTGCAAAAATACTTCTTGAGCGCCAGTATGAAGGGTTAAAAGCCTGTGTGGAAAGGAATATCCTCGTAAAGATAAACACCGTTTTTGTTCCCGAGATAAACGGAGAAGATATAGAAGAGTTATCCAAAAAAGTTAAAAATATGAGTGCCTTTCTTCACAACATAATGCCCTATGTGGAAGGTGACGGAACCGCTTTTCAAAAGATGGGGATAAAACCTCCAACACCTTACCAGCTTAAAGAAATTCAGGAGAAGATCGAGAACTATATGTCTCTTATGAGACACTGTAGGCAGTGCAGGGCGGACGCAGTAGGCCTTTTGGGTGAAGACAGAGGGCAGGAATTTACAAAGGATAAGATAAGTAAGTTTGAGATAAGATACGATCCAGAATTCAGGAAGGCTATACACGGGGAGATAGAAAAAGAGAGGGAAAAGGTGAGAAAGGCGAGGGAGATGCTCCGCTTTCAGGAAGAAGGCGATAAAAAAGTGCTCGTGGCAGTTGCAAGCAAGGGCAACATGCTGGTGAATGAACACTTTGGAACTGCGAAGGAATTTCTGATTTACGACAAAAGGTATAAAGTTTATACATCACAGGAAAGTTACACCTTACTGTCACGGTTCTATATCCTGCCTTGA
- a CDS encoding NifB/NifX family molybdenum-iron cluster-binding protein: protein MSCLDGENILEDTISKISDCKAIIAAKIGFEPKDILEPRGIQCIDEFAYLPIPEALARYYEKYIMKKEVVEA from the coding sequence ATATCCTGCCTTGATGGGGAGAATATACTTGAGGATACCATATCCAAAATTTCCGACTGTAAGGCAATAATTGCTGCCAAGATAGGGTTTGAGCCTAAGGATATCTTAGAACCAAGGGGTATACAATGTATCGATGAATTCGCATACTTACCCATACCGGAAGCTCTGGCAAGATATTACGAAAAGTACATAATGAAGAAGGAAGTAGTGGAGGCTTAA
- a CDS encoding 4Fe-4S dicluster domain-containing protein, with amino-acid sequence MAMQIDKEKCISCYACEQECPTKAISYDEDGKFEIDPYTCVECEGFYEEPQCVAVCPVDGCITRLEENKWAF; translated from the coding sequence ATGGCTATGCAAATAGACAAGGAAAAATGCATATCCTGCTATGCCTGTGAGCAGGAATGTCCTACGAAAGCAATAAGTTACGACGAGGACGGAAAATTTGAGATAGACCCTTATACATGCGTAGAGTGCGAAGGCTTTTACGAAGAACCCCAGTGTGTTGCGGTATGCCCTGTAGACGGATGTATAACAAGGCTGGAGGAGAACAAATGGGCATTTTAG
- the nifW gene encoding nitrogenase-stabilizing/protective protein NifW — MGILEELQRLKDAEDFFDYFGIDYDERVVKPYRLHILKKFSLYVKEIFESQKELDDEKLRIMLKEGLKKAYETFLTSNPIKERVFKVHKDTMPLRDDGKKV, encoded by the coding sequence ATGGGCATTTTAGAAGAACTACAAAGGCTAAAAGATGCTGAGGACTTTTTTGACTATTTTGGTATAGACTACGACGAACGGGTGGTTAAGCCTTACAGACTTCACATACTTAAGAAGTTCAGCCTATATGTTAAGGAGATTTTTGAATCTCAAAAGGAGCTGGACGACGAAAAGCTTCGCATAATGTTAAAAGAGGGTCTTAAAAAAGCCTACGAAACCTTTTTAACTTCAAACCCCATAAAGGAGAGAGTCTTCAAAGTTCACAAAGATACCATGCCTTTAAGAGATGATGGAAAGAAAGTTTAA
- a CDS encoding nitrogen fixation protein NifZ, with product MMERKFNVGDIVKTRKRIKNDGTFPGLPWDAKILDKGEEGVIVDVGLFLLTKTIYTVYFPRLGIFVGCLEHELETVNEQEAGNV from the coding sequence ATGATGGAAAGAAAGTTTAATGTGGGAGATATTGTAAAAACAAGGAAAAGGATAAAAAATGATGGTACTTTCCCGGGACTACCGTGGGATGCTAAGATACTTGATAAAGGGGAGGAAGGTGTTATTGTAGATGTAGGCTTATTTTTGTTAACTAAAACTATCTACACAGTCTATTTTCCAAGATTAGGGATTTTTGTAGGATGCCTTGAACACGAACTGGAGACAGTAAATGAACAGGAAGCAGGTAATGTTTAA
- a CDS encoding ferredoxin, with protein sequence MKMFVDKDTCTGCEVLKLCTELAPDIFIIKKGIAVVLNSSPDETHREVVLKAVEACPSSSIVVEE encoded by the coding sequence ATGAAGATGTTTGTGGATAAGGATACATGTACAGGCTGCGAGGTCTTGAAACTCTGTACTGAGTTAGCTCCTGATATTTTCATTATAAAGAAGGGAATCGCGGTGGTTTTAAACAGCAGTCCTGATGAAACTCACAGGGAAGTAGTCTTAAAAGCTGTTGAAGCATGCCCCAGCAGTTCCATAGTGGTAGAAGAGTAA
- the fdxB gene encoding ferredoxin III, nif-specific, with protein MRVFTTRGGKEWIPRYVFSIDKDNCIGCGRCYKVCGRDVLSLVEQDEDNDEDIKPYMDIANPDNCIGCEACSRVCPKKCFTHMEVQA; from the coding sequence ATGAGGGTATTTACAACAAGGGGCGGTAAGGAGTGGATACCGAGATATGTATTTAGCATAGATAAAGATAACTGCATAGGCTGTGGGAGATGTTATAAGGTTTGTGGTAGAGATGTTCTCTCTTTGGTTGAACAGGATGAAGACAACGATGAGGACATAAAGCCTTACATGGATATAGCCAACCCGGATAACTGCATAGGTTGTGAAGCATGTTCAAGGGTGTGTCCCAAAAAGTGCTTTACGCATATGGAGGTTCAGGCATGA
- a CDS encoding CCE_0567 family metalloprotein, with amino-acid sequence MCDQRILMEKSCAGACKEGADVSIQMSICHPEEERLRSMSLEELKEEVKKLRMLAVKSATTLHDLAEEGLPHRWEEIPKVAQDVYEVHRLYHKAKKILEERSKT; translated from the coding sequence ATGTGCGACCAAAGGATACTGATGGAAAAGAGTTGTGCAGGAGCTTGCAAGGAAGGTGCGGATGTGAGCATTCAGATGTCTATATGCCACCCTGAAGAGGAAAGGCTTAGATCCATGAGCTTAGAGGAGCTGAAGGAAGAGGTGAAGAAACTGAGAATGCTTGCGGTAAAGTCCGCTACCACGCTCCACGACCTTGCGGAGGAAGGACTACCCCACAGATGGGAGGAAATACCCAAGGTTGCTCAGGATGTTTACGAAGTCCACAGGCTTTATCACAAAGCTAAAAAAATACTTGAAGAGAGGAGCAAGACATGA
- a CDS encoding LeuA family protein, translated as MRVFITDTTLRKGMQSASLELTYEKRKELFFLLSSTGIHELEVGVPAHSEEERDYIKYLARSQHGDKVIVWNRANIRDVEASLECSVKKLEIAIPVSDFMIKEKLNKDRDYIVRLLKEIIPYVKSKKLYLSVGFEDVSRADREFVIKLLECIREEGADRVRLSDTVGVLNPLQTNELVKTASSFLDVEVHFHNDFGMATANSITAFLSGAKYINASLLGLGERCGITPLEEVVFYLQLIQGVHTGINVKRLYEIVNYFIDMTNIHLAPNKPLIGKNAFTNKSSIHIDGLTKSKRTYLPFDPEVVGSKAALAFGLYSEKANKLCKK; from the coding sequence ATGAGAGTCTTTATCACAGATACTACTCTAAGAAAAGGTATGCAGTCAGCTTCGCTAGAACTCACCTACGAAAAAAGAAAGGAGCTTTTCTTCTTACTGTCTTCAACGGGTATCCACGAGCTGGAAGTGGGCGTTCCTGCTCACAGCGAAGAAGAGAGGGATTATATAAAATACCTTGCCAGAAGCCAGCATGGTGATAAGGTGATCGTTTGGAACAGGGCTAACATAAGGGATGTGGAAGCGTCCTTAGAGTGCAGCGTTAAAAAACTGGAGATTGCCATTCCTGTTTCAGATTTCATGATAAAGGAAAAGCTAAATAAGGACAGGGACTACATTGTAAGGCTTCTAAAGGAAATAATTCCCTATGTAAAGTCCAAAAAACTCTATCTTTCCGTAGGTTTTGAGGATGTCTCTCGTGCTGATAGAGAATTCGTTATAAAGCTCCTTGAATGCATAAGAGAAGAAGGTGCTGATAGAGTAAGACTTTCGGACACAGTGGGTGTGTTAAACCCATTACAGACCAACGAACTAGTAAAGACCGCTTCCTCCTTTTTGGACGTGGAGGTACACTTTCACAACGATTTTGGTATGGCAACGGCAAACTCCATTACCGCCTTCCTTTCGGGGGCTAAGTACATAAACGCGTCCTTGCTCGGTTTGGGTGAAAGGTGTGGTATAACCCCGCTTGAGGAAGTAGTCTTTTACCTTCAGCTAATACAAGGAGTTCACACTGGCATAAATGTAAAAAGATTGTACGAAATTGTGAACTATTTTATAGACATGACAAACATCCATCTGGCACCCAATAAACCGCTGATAGGCAAGAATGCCTTCACAAACAAGTCAAGCATACATATAGATGGTCTTACAAAATCAAAAAGGACTTACCTACCCTTTGACCCTGAGGTTGTAGGTTCAAAAGCTGCCTTAGCTTTTGGTCTTTATTCGGAAAAGGCTAACAAACTCTGTAAGAAATAG
- a CDS encoding cysteine desulfurase family protein translates to MMFDPNSSKPFPQVMEELSQFLLYFFVNPSGLNALSTKSKELLVRSRGAVAEFLGINSSEVLFTSSSTESNNLAIKGYLSSKRGSVITTDFEHPSITHPLKTLEKEGLNVLYLTTDRYGWIDPELIREHVKEDTLMVTMGAVCRETAALRDIVGIVKVVKETNPKTLCHFDFWGLYYPDMVVDVELLDMASFDGPSLLGPQGVGILYLKKGIRLKPIIEGGTQERGLRAGEENLFGIYAMSQSIKILSEWRRAIEENITACDGYVEGMIFPQPIFKKGWKAPGLFSFGLNGLEAEMIMSFMEKKGFFLGYSSPCIANRIKDRLKHKTGFDDILSFRIQPFTSLKEIKTFIGAVKSILASVESAL, encoded by the coding sequence ATGATGTTTGATCCCAATTCTTCAAAACCCTTTCCCCAGGTGATGGAGGAATTATCCCAGTTTCTGTTATACTTTTTTGTAAACCCCTCGGGCTTAAACGCACTTTCAACAAAATCAAAGGAATTACTCGTCAGATCGAGGGGAGCAGTTGCGGAGTTCCTGGGGATTAATAGTTCGGAGGTTTTGTTTACATCAAGCTCTACAGAAAGTAACAACCTTGCTATAAAAGGGTATCTTTCCAGTAAGAGGGGAAGCGTAATAACAACCGACTTCGAACATCCCTCTATAACTCACCCCCTAAAAACTTTAGAAAAGGAAGGCCTGAATGTTCTATACCTTACCACTGACAGATATGGCTGGATAGATCCAGAACTGATAAGAGAGCATGTGAAAGAAGATACATTGATGGTTACTATGGGAGCAGTGTGCAGAGAAACTGCAGCTCTCAGGGACATAGTAGGGATAGTAAAGGTAGTAAAAGAAACCAATCCAAAAACACTCTGTCACTTTGACTTTTGGGGACTTTACTATCCAGATATGGTGGTAGATGTAGAACTTCTTGATATGGCAAGCTTTGACGGACCGTCCCTCCTTGGACCTCAGGGAGTAGGGATCCTTTATCTTAAAAAAGGCATAAGGCTAAAGCCTATCATAGAGGGTGGAACCCAAGAGAGGGGACTGAGGGCAGGGGAAGAAAACCTCTTTGGAATATATGCCATGTCCCAATCGATAAAAATCCTCTCCGAATGGCGGAGGGCTATAGAGGAAAACATCACTGCCTGTGATGGTTATGTAGAAGGCATGATCTTTCCACAACCTATTTTTAAGAAGGGGTGGAAGGCACCAGGTTTATTTTCCTTCGGTCTTAATGGACTTGAGGCGGAGATGATCATGTCCTTTATGGAAAAGAAGGGCTTTTTCTTAGGCTATTCTTCCCCCTGTATTGCAAACAGGATAAAAGACAGGCTAAAGCACAAAACGGGCTTTGACGATATCCTTTCCTTTAGGATACAACCTTTTACCTCTTTGAAGGAGATAAAAACCTTTATAGGGGCTGTGAAAAGTATTCTTGCAAGTGTGGAGAGTGCGCTATGA